Proteins from one Thaumasiovibrio subtropicus genomic window:
- the yihA gene encoding ribosome biogenesis GTP-binding protein YihA/YsxC, which yields MNQTLNYRKTKFIISAPDIRHLPVDSGVEIAFAGRSNAGKSSALNRLTDQKSLARTSKTPGRTQLINMFEVEEGCNLIDLPGYGYAQVPLEMKKKWQKSLGEYLQKRETLIGLVVLMDIRHPLKDLDQQMIDWAVDSGLPVLVLLTKADKLKQGARKSTVLKVRKALADIEGDIQVEAFSSLKGVGVDAVHRKLNAWFFEHVEFVDEDEQSDVDSGSEAS from the coding sequence GTGAATCAAACTCTCAACTACAGAAAGACAAAATTTATTATTAGTGCGCCGGATATCCGTCACCTTCCGGTCGATTCAGGGGTTGAGATTGCGTTTGCTGGCCGCTCCAACGCAGGTAAATCGAGCGCCCTCAATCGCCTAACGGACCAGAAAAGTTTAGCGCGTACGAGTAAAACGCCTGGCCGAACACAGCTCATCAACATGTTTGAAGTTGAAGAAGGCTGCAATCTGATCGACCTTCCCGGTTATGGCTATGCCCAAGTTCCTTTAGAAATGAAGAAGAAGTGGCAGAAATCGTTAGGGGAATACCTTCAGAAGCGAGAAACCCTGATCGGCTTAGTGGTATTGATGGATATCCGCCATCCGCTTAAAGATCTTGACCAACAAATGATCGACTGGGCTGTCGACAGCGGTTTACCGGTTTTAGTCCTGCTAACGAAAGCCGACAAACTCAAGCAGGGCGCGCGCAAATCAACCGTATTGAAAGTGCGCAAAGCACTGGCTGATATCGAAGGCGACATACAAGTAGAAGCCTTTTCCTCATTGAAAGGTGTCGGTGTTGATGCCGTGCATCGCAAACTGAATGCGTGGTTTTTTGAACACGTAGAATTTGTCGATGAAGATGAGCAATCTGACGTAGATAGCGGCTCTGAAGCGAGCTAA